DNA sequence from the Coregonus clupeaformis isolate EN_2021a chromosome 13, ASM2061545v1, whole genome shotgun sequence genome:
gttgactgtgcctttaaacagcttggaaaattccagaaagggatgtcatggctttagaagcttctgataggctaattgacatactttgagtcaattggaggtgtacctgtggatgtatttcaaggcctaccttcaaactcagtgcctctttgcttgacatcatgggaaaatcaaaagaaatcagccaagacctcagcaaaaaaattgtatacctccacaggtctggttcatccgcctgaaggtacaacgttcatctgtacaaacaatagtacgcaagtataaacaccatgggaccacgcagccgtcataccgctcaggaaggagacacgttctgtctcctagagattaacgtactttggtgcgaaaagtgcaaatcaatcccagaacaactgcaaaggaccttgtgaagatgctggaggaaacgggtacaaattcacccaacttattgtgggaagcttgtggaaggctacccgaaacatttgacccaagttaaacaatttaaaggcaaagctcccaaatactaattgagtgtatgtaaacttctgacccactgggaatgtgatgaaagaaataaaagctgaaatatatcattgtctctactattattctgacatttcacattcttaaaataaagtggtgatcctaactgacctaagacaaggaatttcttactaggattaaatgtcaggaattgtgaaaaactgagtttaaatgtatttggctaaggtgtatgtaaacttccaacttcaactgtatatacaggtgtgtgcctttccaaatcatgtccaatcaattgaatttaccacatgtggactccaagttgtagaaacatctcaaggatgatcaatggaaacaggatgcacctgagctcaatttcgagtctcatagcaaagggtctgaatacttacagtaccagtcaaaagtttggacacacctactcattccagggtttttctttatttttactattttctacattgtagaataatagtgaagacataaaaactatgaaataacacatatggaatcatgtagtaaccaaacaagtgttaaacaaatcaaaatatattttatatttgaggttcttcaaatagccaccctttgccttgatgacagctttgcacactcttggcattctctcaaccagcttcacctggaatgctttttcaacattcttgaaggagttcccacatattctgagcatttgttggctgcttttccttcactctgtggtccaactcatcccaaaccatctcaattgggttgaggtcgtgggattgtggaggtcatgtcatctgatgcagcactccatcactctccttcttggtaaaaatagcccttacacagcctggaggtgtgttgggtcattgtcctgttgaaaacaaatgataggcccactaagcccaaactagatgggatggcgtatcgctgcagaatgctgtggtagccaagcTGGTTTATTGtgcctttgaattctaaataaatcacagaccgtgtcaccagcaaagcaccccaaccataacacctcctcctccatgctttacggtgggaaatacacatgctgagatcatccgttcacccacaccgtgtctcacaaagccacggcggttggaaccaaatatctcacatttggactcatcagaccaaaggacaaatttccaccggtctaatttccattgctcatgtttcttggcccaagcaagtatcttcttcttattggtgtcctttagtagtggtttcttcccCTCCCATCCTTTTcctctgtgcgtgtgtgtacaaGGGAGAGTCATGTAAAGTTACGAGCTAGCAGGTTGCTGTTAGAGTCCAGGCCAGGCAGCATCTTTATTTATCAttggggagagagactgaggagagatGTTAAatagatgaacacacacacacaatagctgTGAAATGTTAAGGGCTGtctgagcagaggagaggagtgggtcaagtacacactggaacacacagaaacagcttgTCGTCAGACTGAGTCAGAGCCTGTTGAGAGACAGTCAACCTCAGCAGCTCAAGTGCCTGGAAAGTGGAAATGGCCCCCTGGTTCCTccacagaacagagaagagaaggaagCATGTAGAGATAAGAGCGAAGTACAACAAATGGAGCAGGCAGAACAATTTTACTCTCTCAGTAGCTACTTTACCGAAGGGGCTGCATGGGAAGATACTGAGATCTGAAGTAGATGACGACTACATTCTCTCTGTCAGCATTACGAGTCTCTTGCTGTTTAAATTAAGTCTCTCTTGTCTTGTCATTATGAAACGctcagagagggagagcagtGTGAAATTGAAAAAGGGACGAGGAGGCCTTAATTGTCATTGCTGTATGGCACTGATGTCTCAGATTCAATATCCTGCTAGTGTGCGAAACATTTTTCATTTAAAACAGCGTGAGCCTTTGGCTTCCTTACTGTTTAAATCTTGTTTGGTGAAAACAGTAGTTTGAATAAAAACCTGTGTCTTACTGAGTGTGCAGTAGTTTTGCtatccgtctctcctctctctgaggaTCTCTTCAGCTGGAGATCACACAGATGTGCCCGTAGCCACATGCACAATGCACGCTCATGCACAGTATTGTACAGTTTAGATAAATTGGACATcttgattagattagattagatctTCCTGTCATTGAAGGGAGAGATGGCTCTTGGAGGTCATTAGTCATCTCTGCAACAAAAGTTGCAAAGGTGGGACTGGCTGGCTGGGCAGGCGCTGCGGTTGTGTCTGTGCTCTGTTTGCTTACCCAGGCATTAAGTCAGAAGCAGGAATTAAGCAGCCAATGATTGAGAGTGTTGAGCTCAAATGCCTGGCCCAGACCCCTGTATTAATGAGCCTGCCATCAGCAGGCAGAGCAGTTTGCAAGACTGAAACACGTAATCACATTAGCACATGCtaaacacacacacgacacacacacacacacactacagcatcGGCACACACACTGGGGCATTGTTAAATATAGCCAGTGAGGTGCTTAGCAGCTTAAACAAATGTCTCAGTCAGAGGGCTCAGTGGTGTTCCTGAGATCAGAGACGCTGTGTGATTACTGTCTGCTGTCATGGAGCTGCTCCacactctctctgcctgtctttgCCACTCTGCCTCCTTCATTTTCAAGGTGTTGACTGTACTTCCTTTTTCAGCACACGAACACAATAAATATAATTATATATTTAAAAGGAAGAAAAAAATTGATCCGGTGGGGGACTCGAACCTACGCCGCAAGTTGCAGCAATTGTCAAGAACTCGGCACTCTACACTCTGAGCTATTTGTGCAGTCATGTTACAACTTGTGATAGTTAGTTTGATTATCAGAACGTGCCGGTGGACTTCTGGTAAGGACGCTTTTTTGAAAAAGTGTTAGATCAAGTCCAACTACGTTTaacgattttaattggctgatatgGAATCTGTTACCAGATGTAATTATGTGCTCAGCTGGTCGTCCTCAGCATAGTGGCTAATTGTGCCAGGTTGGCCTATGAGAAAAGCTAGCAGCTGGCCATTTTAGACCACTGGTATCAACCTCGGGTCTAAGCAAAAGTTTGAGTATGGCCCCATCGTGGCCAGAAGCTACTGacctctctgctactgtctgaaTGACTGACAGCCCTTACCCCTACTATGGCACTTCAGAATAGGAATAGGAATGGAATGTGTTGCTTGCTTGCAGGGGAATCCAGGCAAGAACTCCCTGTATgtatccaaaatggcaccttattccctatatactgcactgcttttgaccaaaagtagtgcactataatgggaatagggtgccatttgggactctgcTTCTGTTGTGTCCCCATGAGATGAGAGCACTGTGCTGTTAGGGGAAGCGCAGAGATTTGGAATGTGATAATGTTGTTGAAGTCAGTCAGGTTCTGTTCTTCTCAGAAGAGAACCTTAGAACCTCAGTTCAGATTACCACACATCTGCTCTTCTGATGGGAAACCTGTCATTTTACTTTTTACCTGCGTTAACGCGTTTCTCTCTCGCTTCCCCTATTTCTCTTTGtccttcccccctctcaccttctcccctccacccctctgtctctgtctctgtctatcacCCCAGGGGACACTACACAGAGGATGAGATCTGCTCAATATCCAACACCTGCAGAATTGGATGCTTATGCTAAGAAGGTTGCCAACAACCCCCTGACCATTAAGATCTTCCCCAACAGCGTCAAGGTCCCCCAGAGGAACCACGTGCGCCGCACAGTCAACGGGCTGGATACTTCAGGCCAGCGCTATAGCCCCTACCCCCCCTCTCAGGCTAGCGCCAAGGCCGGCCTCCTTGCCATCATCAAGATGCCCGTCATCAAGGGCATCCTCAAAGACTTTGATGGCAGCCGGGTACGCCTGCACCCCTCCGAGGTCATCATGAACCCCCCTGGCCCCGGAGGACCATACGCAGCAGCGGCCTCTGCCAGCACTTTAAACCTCCACCACCCCCCTTCccaaggccagggccagggcatGCCCCGGCAGAGCCATCACCCTCACCCTGGGAGCCAGACTCACCCTCAGACTCTACAACAGACTCACCCCCAGCAGCAGGGTCAGTGCCAGGTCCTCAGACACCCACACCCCATGCCCCAGCAGCACCCAGAGCAGAGTCTGCCCAGGCCCCAGACTCTGTCCCACCCCCCAGCCCTGGGCCACCCCCAGCCTCCCTCTGGCTCCACCCTCCTGCtccaacagcagcagcaacagaaCGTTCAGCAGCAGGGGCAGCCTCCTCCCAGCCTGCAGGGGGGCCGGAAGCTGCCAGACGCTGATGCGCCGCCTAACGTGACCGTCTCTACCTCAACAATTCCTCTGTCCATGGCCGCCGGCCTGAACCAGGGCCGCCAGCCAGACCTGAGCAGCATCATGCACCAGATCAACCAGTTCTGCCAATCCCGGGCCCAGGGGGCTGGAGCCACCTCCATGTGCGAGGGCCAGATCGCCAACCCCAGCCCCATCAGCCGCAACCTCCTCATCAACGCCAGCTCCAGGTTGTCCTTGCACAGCcacccccacccacaccccaATGTCTGTCCCCCCGGGCTGCCCCCTCACCCCAACTGCATCATGTGCCCCGCGAACAAGGCTGCTGCCCCCTCTCACCCCCAAAACAACATGGCTGCCATTAACAGGATGCCTGTTTACCACAATGATAtcaaacagcagcagcagcaccaacaGCATTTACAACAGCAGCATCAAGAACAACAGCATCAACAACAGCATCAACAAcagcatcaacaacaacaacaacaacaacaacaacaacaacaacaccaccatAATCACCAACAGCAGATGCGCTGGAACCAGCAGCAGTTGGCTCATCTACAGCACATGCAGCAGGATGGCGGGGGCCACCCCTGCAAGCACCCCTCCCACATGGGCTACCCCCCGGAGCTGTGTGTGGGCCAGCCATACAGCCTGAAGCCTCCTATAGAGAAgcccaccccctctccccccgtcaacaacaacaacaacaatggcATGCCTGGGGGTCCACTGGCCCACTACACCAGCGGTGGCCACTATTTCCAGCCACACGCTGTGTGGAACAGCAGTATCCTGCCAACGCCCAACAGCGACAGCTCCGGGTCTCAGGACCTGTCCATGCCATTCCATGGTGGGCCCCCAGGGGGCGCCACCACCCTAGACTGTGGTGGGCCCCCTGGGGGAGGCCATTACAGGCCCGGcgcgggctcctcctcctccggccAGACTAGTCTGGTGCATACGGCAGATTACTTGGGTGGGGACTTCCAGACGCCCTGCTTCCGAGATCACAATCTGGGGCTGATGGGTAAGATGCACAGGCCTCCCATGAACAGGGTGGGGCCCGAGGTTGGCCCCGGGGACGGCAGAACCGATCACATCCAGCACCCAGGGTACAGATAAGATAAGCTACGGTCGGTCTTGTCTACACAGCAGTTATCAAAAACAAAATCCTTTTAGTCTTAAGAAAGGAAAAATATGAAAACAATTAAATTAATAAATTAAGTAAAAATTACCGCTAACATTAAAAAGAGGACAAATTAATATATAATAAAGAGCAgtgtttctttttctttctttctttttcttggAGTCAATCTTGCAAGTGATCAATTGATTTTGTAAATGAGTGCTTTGACTAGGCACCCTCTAGGGAACGTTTCTAATGTATGTGATTGTCATCATTCCCTACCTTTTCCCCATCCTACCTGTCTATCAGTGTGCCTGGATCTAAGGATACAGAGTTATTTTTACTTCAGATCTGTCCTTCCTTAGTTTCTGCAGAGGATGGATGAAAACTGATGCTTGATGGAGGAAAGAAAAAACATTAATTAGTTTGTTTTTACAGGGTCGTGTGGGGATTTCTCCACTGCGATTAGTTTTATTGGACAAGTTGCTAATTTTCCCTTTTTGCGTTTACTTGTGAAACTCGTGGTGACGTCAAGATTAAAAATACAAGCATATATTTTCCTCTTGAAATCACCTTGCAGACGAGATCATTAATGAATGGTTCAGTGAGAAACTGAAACTATCAGTCACTGGACACTACAAAGGACAGACTGAGACACTTGCCGTATGCACATGTACAAAGAGgcttttttttctctttcttttgaaatgtatttttttgtgaaataGGACTGTTTTCTGAATCAGGTCACTGTTCAAGGTTGATTCCTCGCTATCATCGAAGTATCTAATCTAATCAGGTTGATGTTTGTACAGAGTAtagatatatactgtatagacagtatagacatcTTGATCAAGCAGGGAGCAACATACGTGGGGACTGACTGGGGGAGCTGACCAACGCTCTCTTGCTCAAAATGCTGCAATGAATTCAGGTGTCTGTTACAAACCATTTGTCACCAATGCCAATTGAGATTGGCAACATGATTGTGGattaatatatttttatttcaatggagtgaaaaaataaatgaaatgaaaTCTGTTCATTCTGTCTGAAGCCTTAAATGGCCAAAGTCACATAATTGACAAGGAAAACTGCTTTTAAAATGTAATTTTATGTTGGTAAAATGTTTTTCCTATCATTTTTCGTAAACCTGAAAACAACTACTTGAATTGTTGAGATGCGATGTTCTGTTTGGCAGTTGTTTAGTGAAGGGAGTTGGCTAGTTAGCAGGACTAAACCTTTCTACTGGAGTGAAATATAATTGTTACTAATATTATTTTAGAAACTAACTATGAACCAAATCAGAGTTTTGATCCTGAgtgtattttattttgtttttaatcACTAAGGGTAACTTAAGTTAGGTGTAGTTGCTACTGATTCTGGTATGAAGTCTGCTGAAAAGACCAAATTGATCACTTGCAAGATCACTTAGAGGTTAAAGGAAAATGACTTAAGTTAAAGCGAAACAGCAAATGCATTGTTTATTTTATTGTACACTGGCTtatctactatactactgtaacTTTAAAGTGTAATGATTGTGTGTGAATGATGCCTGCTGATGCGGGTTGAGTATAGACGTGCGTGCATGTGCGTTTTGTATGTATGCAGATGTGCGTCTGTCTGTACGTGAGAGTGGTGGACACACTGACCTCCACTTTCTGTTCGCCTCCCTCCAAGCCCTTAAAAAGCCTTAAGTATTTGGTCCTTGGACTTTCCTTTGAAAACAAGCATGGTTATAACGAAAACCCAAAATGATGATTATGAGAATGATGATTGCAAGGATACATACAGAGGAACCGCAATTTCTGTTTGTTAATTTGCCTTTTATTTTAATTACGTTTTTGTTGAATATAAAAGGCAATTCCTTAGAGATTCTTCTTTATTACGAAAACAAGAAATGTTGTAATTATATTTCaatcttacagtgccttgcaaaagtattcataccccttggatttcttaaaatgttgtgttacaaagtgggattaaaatggattcaattgtacatttttgtcaacaatctacacaaaatactctaatgtcaaagtggaagaacaattttaacattttttaaagattaatagaaattaaatgactaaaatatagtcattgcataagCATTCAGCTCcctgaatcaatacatgttagaaacacatttggaagagattacagctgtgatcCTTCTTGGGTaggtctctctggataagagtgtctgctaaatgatgtaaatgtctctgagctttacacacctgaattgtgcaatattataaactggtggttcgagccctgaatgctgattgtctgaAGCCGCGGTATATCAGAcagtataccacaggtatgacaaaacatttatttttactgctctaattatgttggtaaccaatttataaatgtcaagtcttgccatagattttcaagcagatttaagtcaaaactgtaacttgcccactcaggaacattttctgtcttcttggtaagcaactcaagtGTAGATTTAGCCTTTTGTTGtatgttattgtcctgcttaaaggtgaattcctctgccagtgtctggtgtaaagcagactgaagcaggttatcctctaggattttgcctgtgcttagctccatcccaattatttttatcctgaaaaactccccagtatttgccgatgtcaagcatatccataccatgatgcagccaccaccatgcttaaaatgaggcagttactca
Encoded proteins:
- the LOC121579431 gene encoding protein FAM222B, whose product is MLACLPGPGDLSLQLLSHTQMNTGLQKWDTTQRMRSAQYPTPAELDAYAKKVANNPLTIKIFPNSVKVPQRNHVRRTVNGLDTSGQRYSPYPPSQASAKAGLLAIIKMPVIKGILKDFDGSRVRLHPSEVIMNPPGPGGPYAAAASASTLNLHHPPSQGQGQGMPRQSHHPHPGSQTHPQTLQQTHPQQQGQCQVLRHPHPMPQQHPEQSLPRPQTLSHPPALGHPQPPSGSTLLLQQQQQQNVQQQGQPPPSLQGGRKLPDADAPPNVTVSTSTIPLSMAAGLNQGRQPDLSSIMHQINQFCQSRAQGAGATSMCEGQIANPSPISRNLLINASSRLSLHSHPHPHPNVCPPGLPPHPNCIMCPANKAAAPSHPQNNMAAINRMPVYHNDIKQQQQHQQHLQQQHQEQQHQQQHQQQHQQQQQQQQQQQQHHHNHQQQMRWNQQQLAHLQHMQQDGGGHPCKHPSHMGYPPELCVGQPYSLKPPIEKPTPSPPVNNNNNNGMPGGPLAHYTSGGHYFQPHAVWNSSILPTPNSDSSGSQDLSMPFHGGPPGGATTLDCGGPPGGGHYRPGAGSSSSGQTSLVHTADYLGGDFQTPCFRDHNLGLMGKMHRPPMNRVGPEVGPGDGRTDHIQHPGYR